The genomic window GCGCATCCGCCTCATGCTGCAGCTTCTCCTGCAGTGCGAGACGCGCCAGCCGGTCCTCGCCGGCCTTCACCGCCAGCTCGGCCTGTTCGGCCCGGCGGGCCGCCAGCTTCTGCGCCGATTCCATCCGGACCCGCAAATTTTCGGTATGCACCAGCATCTGCCGGTAAAGCTTGTCGGAGCGTTCCATCTGCTCCCTTTGCTCGCCGAGCAACTGGTCGATGGTACGCACCGGATCGGAAGACTGCTCCAGCCATTCGTTCAACTGGGCGGTCGTGATCGTTTGCACGCGTTTAAGAATGCTCACCTTCGAATCCTCCTTCGTCATGGCCTCAGTCCGTTAATACGTTTTTCCGCGGATTGTCGAGATGCCGAACCAGATCAGCGCGGCCGCGAAGGCCAAGCCGATCAGCCACGTCAGCTTGCCCAGCAGACAAACAATCCCGAACACCGTCAGCACCCAGCCCCAGAACCGGCTTCCCCGTTTGACCCAGAGATACCCGATCGCCACCATGGCCACCGGAATGATGATCTTGAACAACCAACCCAACGACCAACCGAGCACATTCAACAGCACCAGCGTGCCGCAGAAGAGAAGAAAGATCCCGAATGCCTTCTGATTTCTCACCGAGTCGCCACCGCCTTTCGTTTATCGTTTGCTTATGTCTTTATTCTAGGGAAGGACAGACCCATCCAAAACGGACGCACGTCGGTTTTTGCGGCTGGACCTTAGTCGGAGAACGGCACGGACCCGGGGACCGGTGCCGCCGCGTCTCGCGGTTTGCCCGCGCAGGGGTAAGCCGCGGATAAGTTGGATAAGCTGAGAAGAAAAGGAGAACGGCCTGATGTTCCCGTCCGAGAACACAGGCCGCCTTGTGCGGCATTACGAGCTTTTATGAAAGAGAACATGAATCGGAGAGATACTCGTGAAACCGATCGTCTTAATCCCCATACTGGCCGCCGCCATCCTCGCAGCCGGGGCGGCGCCCGATCCCCTGCTTCACGCACCCGCGCACGCGGCTTTCGCCGAGCGCGGCGGCACGGACCGGCTCCGCTCAGGGCGGGCCGAGCTGTACGACTTGCGGGAAGGCCGCGTCATCGGTTCGTGGACGCTGTCGGACGAGCTGCGCCGCGAAGCGTCGGCCTTGCTCGCTTCCATCTCCGGAGATGCGCCGCAATCCGGCGGGGAGATGAAACAAGGCCGCATGCTGCGTCTGGAGCTGACGCCGCCGCTTCACGTGCGTACCTCCCGGTACAGCGGGGACGTCCCGGAACTGCTGCTGATGTACGACAACGCCGCGCCCGGCCGAGCCGTTCGCCTCCTTCTTCCCGCCGGCGGCGACATTGTCTGGCTATCGACCCAACGCTCAGCCGCCAAGCTGGTCAGCTTGATCGAGGCACGCGGACCGTAAACCGCCGGAAGCCTCCCAGGCTCAGAAGAAGTCCACGAACCCCGTCGGCCGAACCGGCAATCGCCGCTCCAACAGCTCAATCGCTTCCGGATCGCCCGATATTCGGCCTTGCCGCGCCAGCGCGGCCGGCCGGCGGTATCCCATCAGCATGGCGGCGAGCGGCGCGATGCCGGCCTTCAGCCGGGGCAGCGAACCGTCCGTCTCGCCCTGCCCCGGCTCTCCGACGCGGTCAGCGGCGATTAATGTCCCTTCCGCCGACCATTCCAGCCGGTAAAGGCCCTCGTTCCACGGCGCATGTTCGTCCTGGACGGCAATCGCCGCCGATTCCGCGCCGGGGCCCGGCGCGAACCGGTACTCCCTCAAGGCCGGAACGATATCGACAATCCGCGCCATGAAATATGGCGTCACCCCGATGTCCACCCTCGGCTCCGGCAGCAGATCCAACTGATCGTCATCGGCCGTTACCGTCATCTCGATCCAATCCGCCATCGAATCGTGATCGCTAAGCAGCTTCCAGATGCCCCGCTTCGCTTCCTCCGTTAACGCGACCAGCTCATGCACCTTCGCCAAGCGGTCGCGCACCTGCATGATGACGTATCCTTGCGCCTGTCCGGACGCGTCGCGGTATACAAGCGCGCGCCCGGGTTTGCGTCCGCCCGCCACCCGATGTTCCCACCAGGACTCGGTGCGGTCCAGCATGCCGTTGTATCGGACCGCCCATTGGCGGTACACCGCGTTCAGCAGCTCGTAATTGCCGCTTGCGTCCTCCATGCGCCCCGGAACTTCCGGCAGCCGGGGGAATTTGTCGCGGGGAATTTTGTAGCGCTTCTCGTCGGCGAACAGCTCCCATCCGTATTTCCGGTAGAACGGCACTGAAAACGGATACAGCATCGACCAGTTCTGCCCCCGCTCCTTCATCTGCGCCAGCGC from Paenibacillus thermoaerophilus includes these protein-coding regions:
- a CDS encoding LiaF transmembrane domain-containing protein translates to MRNQKAFGIFLLFCGTLVLLNVLGWSLGWLFKIIIPVAMVAIGYLWVKRGSRFWGWVLTVFGIVCLLGKLTWLIGLAFAAALIWFGISTIRGKTY
- a CDS encoding GNAT family N-acetyltransferase; the encoded protein is MMEEIRPLRQEELDAAIDLSSYAFQFELPPEERKKRIRTMVPEETLGYFVEGKMASKLTVLPLRVFLNGESVPMGGVGGVATWPEYRRGGKVERLLHAALAQMKERGQNWSMLYPFSVPFYRKYGWELFADEKRYKIPRDKFPRLPEVPGRMEDASGNYELLNAVYRQWAVRYNGMLDRTESWWEHRVAGGRKPGRALVYRDASGQAQGYVIMQVRDRLAKVHELVALTEEAKRGIWKLLSDHDSMADWIEMTVTADDDQLDLLPEPRVDIGVTPYFMARIVDIVPALREYRFAPGPGAESAAIAVQDEHAPWNEGLYRLEWSAEGTLIAADRVGEPGQGETDGSLPRLKAGIAPLAAMLMGYRRPAALARQGRISGDPEAIELLERRLPVRPTGFVDFF